The genomic segment CTCGAGCGCCGAGAACTCCGGCAGCAGCCGGTGCGACTGATAGACGAAGCCGATATCGGTGCGGCGCAGCTGCGTGCGCTCGATGTCGGGCAGCTGCGACGTCGGCGCGCCCGAGACATAGACCTCGCCGGAATCGGGTGCTTCCAGAAGGCCCGCGATGTGCAGCAGCGTCGACTTGCCCGAGCCCGACGGCGCCACCAGCGCGACCGATTGGCCAGCCCACAGCGCCAGCTTGGCGCCGTCGAGGATCGTCAGCGGCACCTCGCCCTGCAAGTACTGCCGCTTTATCTCGTGCAGATAAATGACCGGTACATCTTCCGCCCCCTGCTGTTGCTCCATCAGCCCCTCACTCGTACCGGAGCGCTTCGACGGGATCGAGGCGCGCGGCGCGCCACGACGGATAGAGCGTCGCCAGGAACGACAGCGTCAGCGCCATGATGACGACGGCCGTGGTCTCGCCGACGTCGATCTCGGCGGGCAGTTTTGACAGGAAGTAGAGCTCCGGCGAGAACAGCTCGGTCGAGGTCAGCCAGGACAGGAATTGCCGGATCGATTCGATGTTGAGGCAGATCACGAGGCCGACACAGAAGCCGACCAGCGTGCCGACCACGCCGATCGAAGCGCCCGTGATCAGGAAGATCCGCATGATCGATCCCTGCGAGGCTCCCATGGTGCGCAGGATCGCGATGTCGCTGCCCTTGTCCTTCACCAGCATGATCAGGCCGGAGACGATGTTGAGCGCCGCGACCAGCACGATCATGGTCAGGATCAGGAACATCACGTTGCGCTCGACCTGGAGCGCATTGAAGAAGGTCGAGTTGCGCTGCCGCCAATCGACCAGGAAGATCGGCCGGCCCGCCGCCTCCGTCACCGCCTTGCGGAAGGCGTCGATCCTGTCGGGGTTGGTGGTGAACACCTCGATCGAGGTGACGTCGTTGCTGCGGTTGAAATAGGCCTGCGCTTCGGCGAGCGGCATGAACACGAAGCCGAGATCGTATTCGGACATGCCGATCTCGAACACCGCGACGATCTTGTACGGCTTGATCCGCGGCGTCGTGCCCATCGGCGTGACCGCGCCCTTCGGCGCCACCAGCGTGATGCTGTCACCGGCATGCAGCGAAAGCTGGTCGGCGAGGCGGCGACCAATCGCGACCCCCTGCCCTTCGTCAAACCCCTCGAGCGAGCCCTGCTTGATGTTCTTGGCGATCGAGGTGAGGTTGTTGAGATCGTCGGAGCGGATGCCCCGCACGAGGACGCCGGAGGCGTTCCATGGCGATGACGCCAGCGCCTGACCGTCCACCACGGGCGCGGCAAGACGAATGCCCCCGACCTGGCTGACGCGCTCGGCGACGTCCTTCCAGTCGGTCAGCGGCGATTCCAGGGGCTGGACCAGGATGTGGCCGTTGAGGCCCAGGATCTTGTCGAGCAGCTCTTTGCGGAAGCCGTTCATCACGGCCATGACGATGATCAGCGTCGCGACGCCGAGCATGATGCCGAGAAAGGAGAACCCGGCAATGACCGAGATGAATCCTTCCTTGCGGCGCGCCCGCAAATAGCGCGCCGACAGCATCCACTCGAATGGCGCGAAAGGCGCGGTTTGCACGGTTTCGGTCATGGTCTCATCCATCGCTCGATAATCCCATGATTCGGGGTCAATTGTGGCCGGATTGGCGGCCGCGATATCGCGCGATGAACAATATTCGGCCGACCAGCCTTATCAGCCCACAAGTCTTGCGACCGCGTCGGCAGGCGACATGGTCTCGCGCGCGCCGTCGCTGCGCCGCTTGATCTCGACCTTGCCGTCGGCGAGCCCCTTCGGCCCGATCATGATCTGCCAGGGGATGCCGATCAGGTCGGCAGCGGCGAATTTGGCGCCGGCACGCTGGTCGGTATCGTCGTAGAGCACGTCGACGCCCTTGGCGGTGAGCTCGGCATAGAGCTTCTCGCAGGCCGCATCGACCGCGGCATCGCCCTGCTTCAGGTTGAGGATCGACACGCGGAACGGCGCCACCGCCTCCGGCCATTTGATGCCGGCATCGTCATGGCAGGCTTCGATGATGGCACCAAGCAGGCGCGAGACGCCGACGCCGTACGAGCCGCCATGGATCGGCACGTCGACACCGTCAGGCCCCGCCACCAGCGCCTTCATCGGCTCGGAATATTTGGTGCCGAAATAGAAGATCTGGCCGACCTCGATGCCGCGGGTGTTCACCCGCTTGTCCCCGGGCACCTCCTGCTCGAAGCGCGCGGCGTCGTGGACGTCCTCGGTCGCTGCGTAGAGCGAGGTCCACTGCTTGATGATCGGCGTCAGGTCGCTCTCATAATCGACGTCCTCGCCCGGCACCGGCAGGTCCAGCACGTCGCGATTGATGAACACGCCGGATTCGCCGGTCTCGGCAAGCACGATGAATTCGTGGCTGAGATCGCCGCCGATCGGGCCGGTCTCGGCGCGCATCGGGATTGCCTTCAGTCCCATCCGTGCGAAGGTGCGCAAGTACGCAACGAACATCTTGTTGTAGGCGACGCGCGCCGCGGCCTCGTTGAGATCGAACGAATAGGCGTCCTTCATCAGGAACTCGCGGCCGCGCATCACGCCGAAACGCGGACGCTGCTCGTCGCGGAATTTCCATTGGATATGATAGAGATTCAGCGGCAGGTTCTTGTAGGATTTCACATAGGCGCGGAAGATCTCGGTGATCATTTCCTCGTTAGTCGGCCCGTACAGCAGCTCGCGCTTGTGGCGGTCGG from the Bradyrhizobium sp. WBAH42 genome contains:
- a CDS encoding lipoprotein-releasing ABC transporter permease subunit yields the protein MDETMTETVQTAPFAPFEWMLSARYLRARRKEGFISVIAGFSFLGIMLGVATLIIVMAVMNGFRKELLDKILGLNGHILVQPLESPLTDWKDVAERVSQVGGIRLAAPVVDGQALASSPWNASGVLVRGIRSDDLNNLTSIAKNIKQGSLEGFDEGQGVAIGRRLADQLSLHAGDSITLVAPKGAVTPMGTTPRIKPYKIVAVFEIGMSEYDLGFVFMPLAEAQAYFNRSNDVTSIEVFTTNPDRIDAFRKAVTEAAGRPIFLVDWRQRNSTFFNALQVERNVMFLILTMIVLVAALNIVSGLIMLVKDKGSDIAILRTMGASQGSIMRIFLITGASIGVVGTLVGFCVGLVICLNIESIRQFLSWLTSTELFSPELYFLSKLPAEIDVGETTAVVIMALTLSFLATLYPSWRAARLDPVEALRYE
- the proS gene encoding proline--tRNA ligase, with the protein product MRLSRFFLPILKENPKEAEIVSHRLMLRAGMIRQEAAGIYAWLPLGFRVLKKIEQIVREEQNRSGAIEVLMPTLQLADLWRESGRYDAYGPEMLRIADRHKRELLYGPTNEEMITEIFRAYVKSYKNLPLNLYHIQWKFRDEQRPRFGVMRGREFLMKDAYSFDLNEAAARVAYNKMFVAYLRTFARMGLKAIPMRAETGPIGGDLSHEFIVLAETGESGVFINRDVLDLPVPGEDVDYESDLTPIIKQWTSLYAATEDVHDAARFEQEVPGDKRVNTRGIEVGQIFYFGTKYSEPMKALVAGPDGVDVPIHGGSYGVGVSRLLGAIIEACHDDAGIKWPEAVAPFRVSILNLKQGDAAVDAACEKLYAELTAKGVDVLYDDTDQRAGAKFAAADLIGIPWQIMIGPKGLADGKVEIKRRSDGARETMSPADAVARLVG